A section of the Tachysurus fulvidraco isolate hzauxx_2018 chromosome 7, HZAU_PFXX_2.0, whole genome shotgun sequence genome encodes:
- the pcm1 gene encoding pericentriolar material 1 protein isoform X3, which translates to MATGGVPFDDEQELHNWTVSNGSLDDRLNNMDWGVQQKKANRSSEKNRKKLSAVSESRLTNDISPESTPGAGRRRARTPHSFPHIKYTTQMSVPDQAELDRLRQRINFTDLDERSIGSDSQGRVTAANNQRQLSSEPKKPFNFLPLHVNTNKSGDSSASASPAATVGGKEAKKQSLGKELFTPVPVVPVLPVNEPHGAAKASGGPLVDGREESAIDSSQVVSKLVQIREYISRASSMRDDLLEKNDVPANVERLSHLITHLKEQEKSYLRFLQKMLARENEEEEEEDEGATVDSAVCSGSMAESTSLNLEPRSEAVDPTCYRVEGQQKEELENLRKQHDLLQKMLQQQEELRELQNRQAALLTMQNRVEHTMDDTVVTETTGSVSGVSITSELNDELNDLIRRFHNQLHDSQVVPDNRRQAESLSLSREVSRSRSTHSPRGQQTLGAAAVSASSASAKLSKLQELQDKKQTMDKILQELHSLRDQTLNNSSCHGASPRVSERPSVSGRDGNGVSVARQDSSSYDGGGNPAEKLRKLKEVHKRLNELRELVQYYEQTSDMMVDAVNENVNEDEEDETEDGSLFEVMFDSEQENREPITNIRNPAQPQSTPNWMDMNTLTNACSSSNNRVSRLNSQCEVNNRSAANLRSLNVPSVIECQYNRDSSYNGTKHGNGQEDDEDNDDGAEEEDGRRRGRRESSGSGSSRQSSIADDAEFAQKVHRLQTAKQKLQQLRELVAMVQSDDTDTTAANEEEGLQQQPNNIRATAPRAKRELALSDSAREKLYEEKLRQQQQELKQLHEERQRLVEIQGKIQDLQWACPDLQSSTSSAVSGVMMKIPAAASTPAVAPFTSTKSNTIVLKHTTEPAPVTITDNELWSEMRRHHVLREELRQRRKHLESLMAEQQRRSDVHPAHSFTPDDRTMATWGGSTQCPLGEEEDEEEEDDYQSEIGAQEDEDEEEGAESSSTDEPHSYSNRKPSSSGKNRDSVKRSSPRCTQPCTNPRGAKRQENLRWAADLSVTESATHTQTHWQEQTTHLQRQLDFSTAMCQMLLQDQQTLSCMLQSMLTTPCNMLPNNLGAPQVPIIMHQLNHCYTQLAWQQNNINRLKQTLNDLLRQQEQPSSGQQQHQNTGQDSVSPSPFLPFPPINTLNMNNFSPLITGFNLSPMFPPMDSEVQQASGAQASSDQQPDPNMSLKTEYMSFPPPLQRTPLNNAHTRSQDDSKNSSWLNSSLNRSCDKQGSDRGRSDSHDSLSSVPDRIDPSTITKSFRPGRKASAQASLASRDKTPKNRRWRAKNHNNTGLDSDSVSSASELNHEQEKGRERGRERSAQPRPRDSNQSLLDKLTQEKLDSKTKKHNDLSSAAYAWRTPFLSNQIACTEAPDGSSDFSLFEALRETIYSEVATLISQNESRPHFLIELFHELQLLNTDYLRQRALFSLQDIVTRHLTEKSVAEEPGSQSELTPSESLVTTDNDVSEKDMRVKIRSRRKRAVEGDSVDSESLLSMSSNLEPFASDDLGNTVIHLDKALVRMREFERMKLKAGFPPPPPLPPPPPAPASAAATASVSTGPPVSNSELSAVTAAAATGAGGHPSANEGQDMRCPQIDTQQLDRQIKAIMTEVIPFLKEHMGEVCSPRILTLVRRMVLTLIQQNDDSREFMRFFHKQLGGILQESLSKFVGRTLQDCGEDLLVDVSEILFNELAFFRLMQDLDQNKHRPKRHTQTTPTKHTPPNEGKKCEGEKTFSPSYFDEDKDRDETEQGRTSLCLNGEREQTDEKLSRDVSEEEDEEEGDGLPLSISLSKAETQALNNYGSGEDENEVEEVEEFEAGSVEVQTSLQDSDNTAEPSQCNRVLLNVAAQETKSDHESTESTEVKSSNSEFMELMEDERDAGAEHTQSKDESAVSVTLPSDESPHDSTTASPQTDSPVLVNADEVGSGNTSQKSDEEDFVKVEDVPMQLAVMCEEELCKQILEEQRNNNLTSEILNGNTEEQNGLVGNAEALKEPETIGAQSA; encoded by the exons ATGGCGACAGGTGGAGTCCCATTTGATGACGAACAGGAGCTGCACAATTGGACTGTTAGCAATGGCAGCCTGGATGACCGGCTCAATAacatg GACTGGGGTGTTCAGCAGAAAAAGGCGAACCGGTCATCAGAGAAGAACAGGAAGAAGCTCTCTGCCGTGTCTGAGAGCCGTCTGACCAACGACATCTCTCCGGAGTCGACACCGGGGGCAGGACGTAGGCGAGCAAGAACACCACACTCCTTTCCTCACATCAAATACACTACACAGATGTCAGTCCCTGATCAGGCCGAGCTTGACCGACTGCGGCAGCGCATTAACTTCACAGACCTAGACGAG AGAAGCATCGGTAGCGACTCCCAGGGACGCGTCACTGCAGCCAACAACCAGCGTCAGCTTTCCTCTGAGCCCAAGAAACCCTTCAACTTTCTCCCTCTTCACGTCAACACTAACAAGAGCGGAGATTCTTCTGCTTCTGCCTCACCTGCTGCCACTGTGGGGGGTAAAGAAGCTAAGAAACAAAGCCTGGGGAAGGAGCTGTTTACTCCAGTGCCTGTGGTACCTGTCCTACCTGTAAATGAGCCACATGGAGCCGCAAAAGCCTCGGGAGGCCCCCTGGTGGACGGGAGGGAAGAATCGGCAATCGACAGCAGCCAG gTGGTCAGTAAGCTGGTGCAGATCCGTGAGTACATTAGCAGAGCCAGCTCTATGAGGGACGACCTGCTGGAGAAGAACGACGTTCCGGCTAATGTCGAGCGCCTCTCTCAcctcatcacacacctgaaggaACAGGAGAAATCTTATTTGCGCTTTTTGCAGAAGATGCTG gcgagagagaatgaggaggaagaggaggaggatgaaggtgCCACGGTGGACTCGGCGGTGTGTTCAGGCTCGATGGCCGAGAGCACGTCTCTGAACTTAGAGCCTCGGTCAGAAGCCGTTGATCCCACC tgttaCCGGGTTGAGGGTCAGCAGAAGGAGGAGTTGGAAAACCTGCGCAAGCAGCATGACCTCCTGCAAAAGATGCTGCAGCAGCAGGAGGAGCTGCGAGAGCTGCAGAACCGACAGGCCGCCCTGCTCACCATGCAGAACCGAGTCGAACACACGATGGACGACACcg ttgtaacagagACTACAGGAAGTGTCTCAGGTGTCAGCATCACTTCAGAACTCAATGATGAACTTAATGACCTCATACGACGCTTCCACAACCAACTGCATGACTCTcag GTGGTGCCTGATAACCGACGTCAGGCTGagagtctgtctctctctagaGAAGTGTCCCGTTCTCGCTCTACCCATAGTCCTCGGGGGCAGCAAACCCTTGGCGCTGCTGCTGTTTCTGCCTCCTCTGCTAGTGCCAAACTCTCAAAACTACAGGAGCTTCAGGACAAGAAGCAGACGATGGACAAAATCTTGCAGGAGCTTCATTCACTCCGAGACCAGACACTAAACAACAGCTCAT GTCATGGTGCATCTCCGCGTGTTTCTGAGCGTCCCTCTGTGTCGGGACGTGACGGGAACGGTGTGTCTGTAGCGAGACAAGATTCTTCATCTTATGACGGAGGAGGAAATCCAGCTGAAAAACTGAG GAAGTTGAAGGAGGTGCACAAGCGTCTGAACGAGCTCAGAGAACTGGTGCAATACTATGAGCAGACGTCTGACATGATGGTGGACGCGGTGAACGAGAATGTGAAcgaagatgaggaggatgagaCTGAAGACGGGTCACTGTTTGAAGTCATGTTCGATTCAGAACAGGAGAACCGAGAACCCATCACTAATATCAG aaatcCTGCTCAGCCTCAGTCCACACCTAACTGGATGGACATGAATACACTGACAAACGCTTGCAGCAGCTCCAACAACAGAGTCAGTCGTCTAAACTCTCAGTGTGAAGTCAACAACCGCTCAGCTGCTAACCTGCGTAGCCTCAACGTGCCCTCTGTTATAG AGTGCCAGTATAACCGAGACAGCTCCTACAACGGTACTAAGCACGGTAATGGACAGGAAGATGACGAGGACAATGATGACGGAGCTGAGGAGGAAGATggaaggaggagaggaagaagagagagctCTGGTTCAGGGTCCAGTCGCCAAAGCAGCATCGCAGATGACGCAGAGTTTGCTCAGAAAGTTCATCGTCTccaaacagccaagcagaaacTACAGCAGCTCCGTGAGCTTGTCGCCATGGTGCAG agTGATGACACAGACACCACTGCAGCCAATGAGGAAGAAGGATTGCAGCAGCAACCCAACAACATCCGAGCAACTGCACCAAGGGCCAAGAGAGAACTTGCGCTGTCTGACTCAGCCAG agagaagCTGTATGAGGAGAAGCtgaggcagcagcagcaggagctAAAGCAGCTTcatgaggagagacagagactggtGGAAATCCAGGGCAAAATCCAGGACCTGCAGTGGGCTTGTCCTGATTTACAG TCCTCGACGTCTAGTGCGGTGAGTGGTGTGATGATGAAGATCCCTGCTGCAGCTTCCACTCCTGCTGTTGCCCCTTTTACATCAACCAAGAGTAACACCATCGTGCTCAAACACACCACTGAGCCCGCGCCTGTTACCATTACAGACAACGAg TTGTGGTCAGAGATGCGCAGACACCATGTCCTGCGTGAGGAACTGAGGCAACGACGGAAACATTTGGAAAGTCTGATGGCCGAGCAGCAGAGGAGGAGTGACGTGCACCCTGCACACAGCTTTACCCCAGATGACAG AACCATGGCAACGTGGGGCGGCTCCACGCAGTGTCCACTgggtgaggaggaggatgaagaagaagaagatgattaCCAATCTGAGATTGGTGCGCAagaagatgaggatgaagaagagggAGCAGAGTCGAGCTCCACTGATGAACCACACTCATACTCTAACAGGAAGCCCAGCAGCAGTGGCAAGAACAgggacag TGTAAAGCGTTCATCTCCACGTTGCACTCAGCCTTGTACCAATCCCAGAGGGGCAAAGAGGCAGGAAAACCTGCGCTGGGCTGCTgacctgtcagtcacagagagtgctacacacacacagacacactggcaGGAGCAGACCACACACCTGCAGAGACAGCTGGACTTCAGCACAGCCATGTGTCAGATGCTGCTGCAGGaccagcag ACTCTTTCATGCATGTTGCAGTCCATGTTGACGACACCGTGTAACATGTTGCCAAATAACCTGGGTGCACCGCAGGTTCCCATCATCATGCACCAGCTCAACCACTGTTACACACAACTCGCCTGGCAACAGAACAACATCAATAG GTTGAAGCAAACACTCAATGACCTCCTTCGACAGCAAGAGCAGCCATCCTCGGGGCAACAGCAGCATCAGAACACTGGGCAGGATTCAGTCTCACCCTCACCATTCCTACCCTTCCCTCCTATCAACACGCTTAACATGAACAACTTTTCCCCTCTCATCAccg GCTTTAATCTCTCTCCCATGTTCCCACCTATGGACTCAGAGGTGCAGCAGGCATCAGGAGCTCAGGCCAGCTCAGATCAGCAACCCGACCCCAACATGTCCCTAAAAACAGAGTACATGAGCTTCCCACCTCCGCTACAGAGGACCCCCCTTAACAACGCACATACACG CTCACAAGATGACTCTAAAAACTCCAGCTGGCTGAACTCCTCCCTGAACAGGTCATGTGACAAACAAGGCAGTGACCGAGGGCGGTCGGACTCCCATGATTCCCTGAGCAGCGTGCCTGACCGTATCGACCCCTCCACCATCACAAAGAGCTTCAGACCTGGACGCAAAGCCTCTGCTCAGGCCAGCCTTGCATCCAGAGACAAAACACCAAAGAACCGACGCTGGAGGGCCAAGAACCACAACAACACTG GTTTGGACAGTGACAGTGTTTCGAGTGCCTCAGAGCTTAATCATGAGCAGGaaaaggggagggagagaggacgAGAGCGCTCGGCTCAGCCAAGGCCGCGAGATTCAAACCAGAGCCTCCTGGATAAACTTACCCAGGAGAAACTGGACAGCAAGACCAAGAAGCACAATGACCTCTCCTCAG CAGCGTATGCATGGAGAACCCCCTTTCTCTCTAACCAAATTGCATGCACCGAAGCTCCAG atgGCAGCAGTGACTTCTCCCTGTTTGAGGCTCTGAGGGAGACGATCTACTCAGAAGTGGCCACTCTGATCTCACAGAACGAGTCTCGTCCACACTTCCTCATTGAGCTCTTCCATGAGCTGCAGCTTCTCAACACGGACTACCTTCGCCAGAGGGCACTCTTCTcacttcag GACATTGTAACCAGGCACCTGACTGAGAAGAGTGTTGCAGAGGAGCCGGGGTCACAGTCTGAGCTCACTCCTAGTGAGAGTCTTGTTACTACAGACAAT GACGTATCTGAGAAAGACATGAGGGTGAAAATCCGCTCTCGAAGAAAGAGAGCTGTGGAGGGAGATTCTGTGGACAGTGAGAGCTTGTTGTCCATGTCCTCGAACCTGGAGCCATTTGCCAGCGATGACCTGG GTAACACAGTGATTCATTTAGATAAAGCTCTGGTGAGAATGCGGGAGTTTGAGCGTATGAAACTAAAGGCTgggtttcctcctcctcctccacttcctcctcctcctcctgctcctgcttCTGCTGCTGCCACTGCTTCTGTGTCTACGGGACCCCCTGTCTCTAATTCTGAGCTCTCAGCtgttactgctgctgctgccactGGTGCTGGTGGTCATCCATCTGCTAATGAAG gtcaggACATGCGCTGCCCTCAGATTGACACACAGCAGTTGGATAGACAGATCAAAGCCATCATGACAGAAGTCATCCCCTTCCTGAAG GAGCACATGGGTGAGGTTTGTTCTCCACGTATTCTGACGTTAGTTAGGCGCATGGTCCTGACACTGATTCAGCAAAACGATGACAGTCGAGAGTTCATGCGATTCTTCCACAAACAACTAGGAGGAATCCTACAG gagTCCCTGAGTAAGTTTGTCGGCCGAACGCTGCAGGACTGTGGTGAGGATCTGCTGGTGGACGTCTCTGAGATCCTCTTTAATGAACTTGCCTTTTTCAGGCTCATGCAAGACCTTGACCAGAACAAACACCGCCCTAAGAGACATACACAGACCACGCCCACTAAGCACACCCCCCCCAATGAG GGGAAGAAGTGTGAAGGAGAAAAGACCTTCTCACCTTCTTATTTTGATGAGGATAAA GACAGGGACGAGACGGAGCAGGGAAGGACAAGTCTCTGTCTCaacggagagagagaacaaacagATGAAAAACTGAGCAGGGACGTCTCGGAGGAGGAAGACGAAGAGGAAGGAGACGGACTGCCACTGTCTATAA GCTTGTCCAAAGCAGAGACACAGGCACTGAATAACTACGGCAGCGGTGAGGATGAGAATGAGGTCGAGGAGGTTGAGGAGTTTGAGGCTGGATCTGTAGAAGTTCAGACATCCCTGCAGGACTCAGACAACACCGCTGAACcctcacag TGTAACAGAGTTTTACTGAATGTAGCTGCACAGGAGACCAAGTCAGACCACGAGAGCACTGAAAGtactgaag TGAAGAGCTCTAATTCAGAGTTTATGGAGTTGATGGAGGACGAGCGAGATGCTGGAGCTGAGCACACACAGAGCAAGGACGAGTCTGCTGTCTCCGTCACTCTGCCTTCAGATGAAAGTCCTCATGACTCCACCACAGCAAGCCCTCAGACTGACTCGCCCGTTCTAGTTAACGCAGAT GAGGTCGGGTCTGGAAACACTAGTCAGAAATCTGATGAGGAGGATTTCGTCAAGGTTGAAGACGTCCCGATGCAGCTGGCggtgatgtgtgag gaggagcTGTGTAAGCAGATCTTAGAGGAACAGAGGAACAATAATCTGACCAGTGAGATCCTGAACGGAAACACAGAGGAGCAGAATGGACTTGTAGGCAATGCAGAAGCACTCAAAGAGCCTG AAACCATTGGAGCCCAGAGCGCATGA